ACTACGGGAGTAGGTAAAACCGAATTGGCAAAAGCATTAGCAGAGTTCCTATTTGATGATGAAAATAATATGACTCGTATTGATATGAGTGAATATCAAGAGCGTCATTCGGTGTCTAGATTGGTGGGTGCTCCTCCAGGGTATGTAGGCTACGATGAGGGCGGACAACTTACGGAAGCAGTAAGAAGAAGACCTTATTCGGTAGTGCTTTTAGACGAGATAGAAAAGGCTCACCCAGATGTATTCAATACCTTATTGCAGGTGTTAGACGACGGAAGGCTTACGGATAATAAAGGTCGTGTTGTTAATTTCAAAAACACCATCGTGATTATGACTTCTAACCTAGGTTCTCATATTATTCAAGAAAATTTTGAAGGGCTTACAGAAGAAAATCAGGAGGAAATAGTTTCTAAAACTAAAGAGGAAGTTTTTGGAGTGCTTAAACAGTCGTTGCGTCCAGAGTTTATTAATAGGATAGACGAGGTGGTGCTCTTCCAACCACTTAATAAGAAAGAGATAGGTAAAATTATACAGTACTTGTTGAGAGGCTTTAATAAGATGTTGGAAAAGAAAAATATCATTTTAACATCTACCGAAGATGCATTAAACTACATCAGAGAGAAAGGTTATGACCCTTCGTTTGGGGCAAGGCCGCTCAAGAGGTTATTGCAACAGGAAGTGCTTAACCAGCTTTCTAAAGAAATCCTCGCAGGTAATGTGAACGATGGCGACCGCATTATTTTGGATTATTTCAAAGAGAGTGGATTGGTATTTAGACAAGCGGAGTAGATAATTAAAAGTATAAATTATAACGAAGACAAAGCTTAGGCAAGTGTAAGCCTAGGCTTTGTTTATGATGGGATTAGAGGTAAAATAGCTAAAACTTATTATTATTTATAATTAAACTATCTTTGCAAAAAAAATTGGGCTTCAAAAGTTGGAGTAACCCATTAATAATTTTTTATTAAACATTTTTTGATATGTCGAATATTGTAGCCATAGTGGGGCGTCCTAATGTAGGGAAATCCACTTTATTCAACAGGCTTCTAGAAAGAAGAGAAGCTATAGTAGATTCTGTAGCGGGAGTTACAAGAGACCGCCATTACGGTAAATCTGAATGGAATGGAGTAGAGTTTACTGTAATAGATACAGGAGGATATGATGTAGGTACTGATGATATTTTTGAGGAAGAAATTCGTCATCAAGTGCAATTAGCGGTAGATGAAGCAACTTCTATTATATTTATGCTCAATGTGGAAGAAGGTTTAACGGATACCGACCAAGAAATTCATGAGCTGTTAAGAAGGTCTAATAAGCCTATTTATATTGTAGTAAACAAGGTGGATTCGGCTAAGGAAGAATTACCAGCAACGGAATTTTATCAATTAGGAATAGAGAAATATTACACACTTTCTTCTGCTACAGGTTCTGGTACAGGAGATTTGTTAGATGCGGTGGTAGCGGACTTCCCAACCACCGAGTATAAAGACCCTTTTGATGGGTTGCCTAGAATTACCATTGCAGGGCGTCCTAATGTAGGGAAATCTACGCTTACCAACGCTTTATTAGACAATAAAAGAAATATTGTAACAGATATTGCGGGGACAACAAGGGATAGTATAGAAACCATCTACAATAAATTCGGACACGAATTTGTGTTGGTAGATACGGCGGGTATGCGTAAAAAGTCCAAAGTGAGCGAAAACTTGGAGTTCTATTCTGTAATGCGTTCTGTTAGGGCGATTGAGCATTCCGATGTGGTAGTCATTATGGTAGATGCAACACAAGGTTGGGAGTCTCAGGATATGAATATTTTTGGTATTGCACAGAAAAATAGAAAAGGCATTGTGATTTTGGTTAATAAATGGGATTTGGTGGAGAAAGAAACCAACACAATGAGAGATTTTGAGAATAATATCAAAAAGAGAATCGGGCAGTTTAGTGATGTGCCTATTTTGTTTATTTCTGCTCTCACCAAGCAAAGGATTTTGAAAGCGGTAGAAGTGGCTATGGAAGTCTATGAAAATCGTAAAAAGAAAATCAAAACTTCTAAACTAAATGAGGTAATGCTACCAGTATTTGAACATACGCCGCCTCCAGCTATTAAAGGTAAATACATTAAAATTAAATATTGTGTGCAACTTCCTACACCATCACCACAATTTGTATTTTTCTGTAATTTACCACAGTATGTTAAGGAGCCATACAAACGCTTTACAGAAAATCAGTTGCGTAAGGAGTTTGGTTTCACAGGGGTACCTATAGAAGTTTATTTCCGACAAAAATAAAATCATAAAAATAATAAAAAGAGTAGCGGTTATTAAATTGGCTACTCTTTTTGTGTGGAGTTAAATTTTAACATTTTTTTTAATATCAGATGATTTAAAGTGAGTCTAAATTTATATCTTTGTAAACTTAAATAATTTTATCACAAACACTACTAATAAAATGGGGTTATTTGATTTATTTACGCAGGAAATTGCGATAGATTTGGGTACAGCTAACACACTAATTATACATAATAACAAAATTGTTATAGACCAGCCTTCTATTGTAGCTATAGATCGACAGTCAGGGAAACCTATCGCTGTGGGAGAACAGGCTAAACACATGCAAGGTAAAACGCACGAAGATATTAGAACTGTGCGTCCGCTTAAAGATGGGGTAATTGCGGACTTTCACGCTTCTGAGCATATGATAAAGGAATTTATTAAGCAAATTCCAGGGATTAAAGGTAAACTGTTTCAGCCTGCGTTGAAGATTGTAATTTGTATTCCTTCAGGAATTACTGAGGTAGAGAAGAGAGCGGTAAGAGATTCTGCTCAAAAGGTTAATGCTAAAGAAGTAAGGCTGATTTACGAGCCAATGGCGGCTGCAATAGGTGTGGGTATAGATGTACAAAAGCCTGAAGGTAATATGATTATCGATATAGGTGGTGGTACTACCGAGATTGCAGTAGTGGCATTAGGAGGTATCGTTTGTGATAAATCTGTTAAGATTGCAGGAGATGTATTTACTAATGATATTGCTTACTATCTTAGAACACACCATAATTTATTCATAGGGGAAAGAACTGCAGAAAGAATTAAAATAGAAGTTGGTTCTGCTGTTGAAGAGCTTGATATAGACATAGAAGATATTCCAGTACAAGGTAGAGATTTAATTACTGGTAAACCTAAAGAAATTATGATAGGTTACAAGGAGATAGCTCGTGCCTTAGACAAATCTATCATTAGAATAGAAGATGCGGTAATGGAAACTCTTTCTATGACCCCACCAGAACTAGCAGCTGATATTTATAAAACAGGTATCTATTTAGCGGGAGGTGGAGCATTGTTGAGAGGTTTAGCAGATAGACTTCATAAGAAAACAGGACTTCCTGTATTTGTAGCTGAAGACCCTCTAAGAGCAGTTGTAAGAGGTACAGGGATTGCTCTTAAAAATATGGATAAGTTTAATTTTCTTATTAAATAATTAAAATTTAGAGTACTCCTCTATGGGATATCTGCTGAGGTTTTTTTCTAAAAATGCTTTATTTGTATTTTTTGTTTTTTTACAAATAGTAGCCTTATTTCTTATTTTCACTCGGAATTCTATGCAACAATCCTTTTTAGCAGGACAAGTGGCATCGTTTAATTCTTGGGTTTCTGGGTATATAGATGAAGGAGCCAACTATTTAAAACTTAAACAAATAAATGATGAATTAGTAGAGCAGAATAAAGCTTTAATGGAGCAGGTATATGGTAAAAACTACAAGAGTGTTCCTAGAAATATCAGAGTGAAAGATGTGGATAAAAATTCACAAATTTATCATATTATTGATGCTGATGTGATGAGCAATACCATCATTAGGAGAGATAATTATTTTACTATCAATAGAGGAAAAAATCAAGGAGTGCAGTCTAAAATGGGCGTCATCGCCTCAAATGGAGTAGCAGGTATTGTCATCAACAGTATGAATAATTATTCCATTGTGCAGTCTGTACTTAGTGTGAATAAAATGAGGGTGAATGCAGCTCTTAAAAATACAGGTTATTTCGGAACTCTTACTTGGAGAGGAGATGATTCTAGAGTGATGCATTTATCAGATATTCCGAAGTATGTACCTATAAAAGTGGGAGATACAGTAGTAACTGATGGGAAGTCTGATGTTTTCCCAGCAGGTGTGTCTATAGGAACCATAGCTGGTTTTCAGGTGGATACTAAGACTGGATTTTGGGATATAAGCGTGGAGCTTGGTCAGGATATGGGGAATGTTAAAAAAGTATTTGTTGTAAAAAATCTACAGAAAGTAGAATTACAACAAGTGCAGGATAGTTTAAACGCTGTGATAAAGAAAGATGATAAGTAGAAATATTTTTACAGATATACTGTTTTCGGTTATTCTAGTAACAGCTCAGATATTTTTGTTTAATAAAATCTCTATAGCGGGGGCTTATACTCCTGTGGTTTATCCTGTACTTATTATGTTTTATCCATTCTATAGAAACCTTTATGTATTTCTAGTGGTGGGTTTTCTTTTAGGTTTAGGGATAGATGCTTTTTTAGGAACATGGGGTATCAATGCTTTAGCGATGACTATTATCGCTTACTTTAGAACGCTTATTTTCAAAACTTCGATAGATAACGAGGCTACAGATAGTTTTTCATTTCAAAATATACAATGGACACAATTTTTAATGTATATTTTCTTTAGTATATTGATACATCAGCTACTGGTACAGTTTATAGAATTTTTTAAACTAAATAGAATTTTAGAAATATCCCTTAATGTTTTAATAACTTCGGTTATTTCATTTGTGTTTATTTTGCTGTATGTTTTAATATTTAAAATCAAGCAAAAAGTTTGAAACCTTTTTACAAAATTAGTATCGTTTTATCACTTATCGCTGTCATTTTTATAGCGAGGTTGGCTTATTTTCAATTATTTACAGATAGATACGCATTAAACGCTGCAAACACCTCCATAAAAACAGAATATATTATCCCACAAAGAGGTATTATATTCGATAGGAATGGTAAAATTTTGGTTGGGAATAAACAATCTTATGAGATTTCGTTTACCCAAGCACTTATGAGACCAGATTTTGATACTATTGGTTTTTGTAATTTGGTTAGAATTAGTAAGCAAGATTTTATAAAAAAAATCAAAGAGATAAAAAAAGAAAAATATTACTCCAAAGTACAGCCAATGACTTTTATGAAAAATCTTTCTAGAGAAGAAATGGCTAGAATTCAGGAGCTTATTTTTAAATATCCGGCATTTAATATTGTTACTCGTCCACAAAGAAAGTATGAGGTAGGTACTTCGGGTAATCTACTTGGTTTTACGAATGAAGTTAATCAGGCTGATATTAAGAAGGATTCTTTGTACTATCTCCCTGGAGATATCATAGGAAAATCAGGTGTAGAGAAATCTTATGAAAAGGAGCTTAGAGGAGAAAAAGGAGTACAATACATACAAAAGGATATTAAACTAAGAAGTATTGGACCTTACAAAGATGGAGAATTAGATAAAGAGGTAGTTACAGGGAAAGATTTAACTCTCACCATAGATTATGATTTGCAAAGAATTGCAGAGGAAATGTTGGTAAACAAGCGTGGAGCAATAGTTGCTTTAGACCCTAAAACAGGAGAGATATTAGCTTTAGCTACAGGTCCAGATGTAGATCCTTCGACTTTTACAGGTCCAGATAAAAATAAAAATATTTACAGGCTTCAGACCGATAAGTTTGATATGCCGATGTTTGACAGGTCTATCCAAGCGGCTTATCCACCAGGTTCTACCTTTAAATTAGTAACTGCTCTAGCAGCGATGCAAATGGGTGTGATGACTCCAAACACCGTATTCCCTTGTGGAGGAGGGTTTAATTATAGGGGATTAAGGATTAAAGGTCATGGTGGGGCAGACCCTCTGATTCCGTCAATACAAGTATCTAGCAACTGTTATTTTTCTTATGCTTACTTAGCAATTATTAACAAGTACCCAGGTAATCCGTCTAAAGGAATTGATGAATGGAAGGAAATTATGAATAGCTTTGGGCTGGGTGTGTATTTGAATAATGATTTGGCGGTGGGAGCAAAAGGGCAAATTCCTAGTGGGGAGTTCTACGAAAAAAGAATGGCTTCTATCTACAAAGCGAGTGGTAGAACTGGAGATGCTAAAAAGTGGGATCCTCTAGCTACGGGAGCTATTTTTAATGGAATGGGACAAGGAGATATACTTCTAACACCTTTACAAGTAGCTAATTTTACCGCAGCGATAGCCAACAAGGGTTGGTTCTATACACCTCACATTGTGAAGTCAGTGGACGGTAAACCTAATCCAGACCCTAGATTTAAAAAGAAACATAAAACTTTGGTTCAAAATAAAGCCTTTTATGATGCGGTTCTCAAAGGTATGGAAGCAGTGGTACTTAGAGGGACAGGTAGAGGTTTAAAGTCTAATGACTTTACCCAATTGGCAAAAACGGGTACAGCACAAGTACCTCAAGGTAAAGATAATTCTATTTATACTATGATAGCTCCTGCCGAAGATCCTAAAATTGTAGTGGCAGCAGTGATGGAACACGCAGGTTTTGGGGCAACATGGGCGGGTCCTGCTTGTACAATTATAGCGGAAAAATATTTAACAGGAGAAATTAAAAGAGAGCACCTTTATAGAAAAATGATTTCTTCTAGTTTTATGTCAGAGTATAGAAGACAATGGATACAAGATTTAAAGAGAAAAGGCTTGTATAAAATTAATGCAGATAGCCTAGCAGTTGTGAAGTTGCAAGATAGTCTTAAGATTAATCTCCCAGAGAAAAAGAAACAAGAGCTAAAACTAAAAATAGATTCTTTAAAACTTAAAAGCGTAAAAAATGAACAAAGCAGAAGGAATAGATAAACTTGGGATAGGGCTCTACATTCTTATCTGCATTTTTGCTATATTCAATATCAATAGTGTAGATGAAGGATTAGGAAAAAAACAACTTATTTTTTTTGGAATCTCTCTGTTTGTTGGGTTTATTATTTTCGTTACTAGGTCTAAGTTTTTTGAGAATTTGTCAGGTATTTTCTACATACTTGGTGTTCTTTTGTTGATAGGGTTGTTTCCGTTTGGGACAGAAATTTTAGGGCAAAAAAACTGGTATAAATTTGGAGGTATAACTATGCAGCCTGTGGAATTTGCTAAAATTGGTACAGCTCTGATGTTGGCTAATTATGCCTCGCACCCAGATTTTAACCTTAAAGATAAACGGTCATTTCTTACGGCGTTTGCCATTATAGCGATACCAGGTGTGGTGGTACTTATGATTCCTGATGTTGGGTCTTTACTTGTTTTTATGGCTTTTGTGATAGCTCTTTATAGAGAAGGGCTTACGGGGTGGTTTTTCGGTGGTATTGGTATTTTTGCATTGGTATTTTTGGGTTCGTTGTATTTAGAAATAAATTTGGAAATGAACCCTATTTATGCTGTTGTCATTACTTTTATTTTTCTAGCTTTACTTTTATTTTTTAATCAGAATCAAATTAAATGGATACCCGTTAATATTATTGCAATTATTTTAGGTTTTTTGATGTTAGGAGGAATGGCATATTCTTCTAAAATGGTACTAGAAAAATTGCCTAAACACCAAAGAGAAAGAATAGAAGTGCTTTACAAAGGCGAACGAGCTTTTAGAGATACTTCGGGGTATAATTTGTTGTATTCCAAAACGGCTATTGGTTCTGGAGGATTTACAGGTAAAGGCTATAAGCAAGGTTCGGTAACGCAAGGTAAATTTGTGCCAGAGCAAGAGACCGATTATATCTTCTGTACTGTAGGCGAAGAATGGGGGTTTCTAGGCAGTATTTTGCTAATTATTTTTTATGCCGTTTATATTGGTAGAATATACTATTTGTCCGAGCGACAAAAAAGCACCTTTAATAGAGTTTTTGGTTATAGTTTTGCCTCTATTTTATTGTTGCATTTTTCTATCAATATAGGGATGGTAATGGGGTTATTTCCTACGGTTGGGATTCCGTTGCCGTATTTTAGTTATGGTGGAAGTTCTTTGCTGGCGTTTTCAATTATGACAGCAATATTCTTTAAACTTAACTATACAGATAAGAATAGTTTGGTCTAGGCTTTGTTAATCTTGGTTAAAAAAAACTAGATTTCGTACAATTTTATTATCTTTGGAGAACTATTAAAAAATGATTAAGATGAAGTTTACAAAAATTTTAGCTGTTGGGGCAATGGCACTTGCAATGACTTCGTGCGTTAGCAAAAAGCAGTATGATGCCTTAAATCTTAACTACAAAGACTGCCTAGAAAGTGCAGCTGAGCGTCAGAGAGAAATTCAAGATTTAAAATCTTCTAATGCAGGATTAACAAGTCAAAATGACCTTCTGAATAGACAAAATGAGGCACTTAAATCTTCGTTAGACGCTTGTCTTTCTAATACAGGAAAATCTTCTGCAAATATTGATAAATTGGTTGGAGAGATTAACGCTTCTAATGCTTATATCAAACAGCTTATTTCTACCAATGCAAGAAATGATAGTTTAAATTTAGCATTATCTAACAAACTTAAGCGTTCATTAGATAATGTGGCTGACCAAGATGTTCAGGTAAAGGTACTTAAAGGAGTGGTAATGATTTCACTTTCTGATAAAATGCTTTACAAGTCAGGAGATTATAATATTCTTCCAGCGGCACAAGAAGTGTTAGGAAAGGTAGCTAAAGTGATTAACGACTACGATAAATACTCTGTTTTAATTGAAGGAAATACAGACAATGTACCACTTAGTTCTGCGAGTTTACCAAAAGACAACTGGGATTTGTCAGCTTTAAGGGCGACTTCTGTAGCTAAAGTATTGCAGAATCAGTTTGGGGTAGATCCAAGTAGAATTACAGCTGGTGGGCGTAGCGAATATAACCCTAAAGCAACCAATATGAGTGTGTCTGGGCGTGCGGAAAACCGTAGAACGGAAATCATCATTATGCCTAAACTAGATGAGTTTATGAAACTTATGGACATTGCTCCAGTGAAAAGATAAATTATCTCATACAAAATTTACAATACCTCACTAATTTTATCTATATTAGTGAGGTGTTTTTTTAGTTAAAATTAAATCATTCAGAAATTTATGGGCTTTTTTGAAGAACAATGTCCCGATATGGATCGCTATCTGGAAATGCATACATCTAGTGAACCCGAAATTCTTAGAAAATTAAGGAGAGAAACTTATCAGAAAACTACACAACCTCATATGATTTCAGGCGTTCAGCAGGGGAGATTGTTGTCTATTATTTCTCAACTGTTGCGTCCTAAATCGGTGCTAGAAATTGGGACGTTTACAGGATACGCTACTTTGTCAATGGCTGAAGGCTTGCCAAGTGGAGGTAAAATCACTACTTTAGACATCAATGAAGATTTAGCCTATATCCCAAAGAAATACTTTGAAGAAAGCATCTATTCTGACAAGATAGATTTTAGGCTAGAAAATGCTTTGGACTATCTTAATTCAACCCAAGAAATGTTTGATATGGTGTTTGTAGATGCAGATAAGGGTAATTATGTTAATTATTTCAATGCTGTAAAGTCTAAGTTAAATTTGGGTGGCGTTTTGATGTTTGATAATGTACTTTGGTATGGTAAGGTTTTAGAAGAAAATTCTAAAGATAAATCAACGCAAGTCATTAAAGAATTAAACGAAATCTTAGCAAAAGACCCCGATTTTGAAAATCTAATCTTACCTTTGCGAGACGGTTTAAATTTGGCAAGAAAAAAATAAAATCATGAGTAGAGCGGTTGCGAGTGTTTCGGTAGTACCAGTGCGTTCAGAAGGCTTTGATAGAGCGGAAATTATCACTCAAGTATTGTATGGAGAGTCTGTGGAGATACTTTCTCAAGAGGGAAATTGGGTGCATATAAAAATGGATTTTGACGGCTACGAAGGCTGGGCTGATGCAAAACAGTTTAAAATAATTTCAGACGAAAATATTAGTGAAAGTAATACAAGTCTTGTTATACAACCCTTTTTGGAGTATGGTTTTGGAGATGAAAAATTACTTTTGTCTATTGGCTCCGAAATAGAGTCTGATGTAGTGGAAACGGTAGTTGCAAATACTAGAGGTTTTATTGCAGATACCGCCCAAAAGTTTCTCAATGTACCGTACCTTTGGGGAGGGCGTAGTTTTTTTGGGATAGATTGTAGCGGTTTTACTCAAATTGTTTATAAGGTAAGTGGTATAAAAATTCCAAGAGACGCTTATCAGCAAGCGGATGTAGGGCGAGTACTAGATTTTATAGAAGAAGCACAAGCGGGAGATTTAGCTTTTTTTGAAAATGAAGAAGGTAGAATTACCCATGTCGGCATTATGCTAGAGGACCGAAAAATAATCCACGCTCACGGTAAAGTAAGGATAGATGAGTTGGACTCCGTAGGGATTTTTAATAAAGACCAAAACAAACACACGCATAAACTCAGATTTATCAAAACACTTTTATAAATGTGGTTTAAAGGCTTAGATATTATAAATGTAATACTGTTGCTTTTACTTTTTGTAAGGGCAATAAAGGCTTACCCTAAACTACCTCAAAAAATACCTACCCACTTTAATTTATATTTAGAGCCTGATGCCTGGGGTTCTCGTGTGATGATATTTTTCTTACCAACTTTGGCAGGCATTATTTTGAGTTTGTTTATGCTAGTATTACCTGAATCTGAACCTAACCTTATCGTACCCATTACACCAAAAAATAGAGAAGTGCAGTTATATATGGGAGATTTGATGATGAAGTTACTTTTGTTGGTAATTTTGTTTTTTAAACATTTTCTTCTTTCCATTACAATTTGTACAGAATCTGCGTGTAGAAAACAGTTTAAACCTTACATCATCATTTGCTTTATAAGTGTATTTGCTGTTCCTTTGGTTTATATGGTGTTATCCTATATATATAAATAAAAATGAAATTTTTATACTTCATATTTATACGCTTACTAATTATTGGTTTTAGATTTGGGAGTGTTTTCAATTCAAAAATTAGAAAGGGGTGGGAAGGACGAAAAAAAAGCAATACTGTTGTTAAAAATACCTTTTCTCCAAACGATAAAGTGATTTGGATGCACGCCGCCAGTCTAGGCGAATACGAGCAAGGCTTACCTGTATTGCAAGGATTAAAGAAAAAATATCCTAATTATAAAGTATTGGTTACCTTTTTTTCTCCTTCTGGTTACGAAAATGTGATTAAAAAGAAAACTATTGCAGATGCCATTTGTTATTTACCGTTTGACACTAGAAAGGGGGTAGCCTCTTTTTTAAAGCACTTTCAAGTGGAGCTTTTCTTTACTGTAAAGTACGACTATTGGTACAATCTACTTAGTGCACTTAAGCAAAAGCAAGTAAAAACTTTTGTAGTTTCGGCACTATTTTACCCGTCTCAAGTATTTTTTAAACCTTATGGAAAATGGATGGTGGCGGAATTAAAAAAGAATATAGATTGGTTTTTCCATCAGACTAAAGATTCGTTGGCTTTAGCTCAAGGGATTGGCTTATCACAATCATCTCTTTCAGGGGACACGCGTTACGATAGAGTGAAGGCAACTAAAGTTAATTTTGAAGAAATACCATTGGTTAAAAAGTTCAAAGACCAAAGCCTATTACTCGTTTTCGGAAGTTCTTGGGAAGCTGAAGAAATCATCGCTGAAAAGGTTACAGAAGTTAACAATGAAGTTAAACTCATCATCGCCCCACACGATTTAAAACGAGTGCCTGTACTTAAGAAAAAATTTCCTCAAGCGTTGTTATATACAGAACTAAATGAGCAAGAGTTTGATAACAATGAAGAAAATAATATCCTTATTATAAATACCATAGGGTTGCTTTCTAGAATTTATGCTTATGCGGACATAACGGTGGTAGGCGGTGGCTTTCATAGTGCTGGGCTACATAATATTTTAGAGTCGGCAGTCTTTGGAAATCCTGTTTTGTTTGGAGATAAATATCGTAAAAACCCAGAAGCCGATGCACTTATTGATTATGGAGGAGGTAGGTCTTTTTCTACTCTAGAAGAGGTGGTTCAATTTATTCAATCTTTAATTTTAGATGAATCTTTGAGGAAGAGAATGGCTAATAGTGCAGAAGTTTTCATCTCTAATCAGCCTAAGGCTACGGAGCATATCCTGTCTAAATTTTAATTTATCTTGTTTTTTCGTTAAAAAATAAAGCGGAGGTTTTGTTGTTTTAGATATAATTGTTAGATTTGTCTAACTTTTAAAGAAGATAAATGTAACTTTATATGAAACGAACATTATTTTTATT
The genomic region above belongs to Riemerella anatipestifer and contains:
- a CDS encoding 3-deoxy-D-manno-octulosonic acid transferase, with product MKFLYFIFIRLLIIGFRFGSVFNSKIRKGWEGRKKSNTVVKNTFSPNDKVIWMHAASLGEYEQGLPVLQGLKKKYPNYKVLVTFFSPSGYENVIKKKTIADAICYLPFDTRKGVASFLKHFQVELFFTVKYDYWYNLLSALKQKQVKTFVVSALFYPSQVFFKPYGKWMVAELKKNIDWFFHQTKDSLALAQGIGLSQSSLSGDTRYDRVKATKVNFEEIPLVKKFKDQSLLLVFGSSWEAEEIIAEKVTEVNNEVKLIIAPHDLKRVPVLKKKFPQALLYTELNEQEFDNNEENNILIINTIGLLSRIYAYADITVVGGGFHSAGLHNILESAVFGNPVLFGDKYRKNPEADALIDYGGGRSFSTLEEVVQFIQSLILDESLRKRMANSAEVFISNQPKATEHILSKF
- a CDS encoding DUF1648 domain-containing protein — its product is MWFKGLDIINVILLLLLFVRAIKAYPKLPQKIPTHFNLYLEPDAWGSRVMIFFLPTLAGIILSLFMLVLPESEPNLIVPITPKNREVQLYMGDLMMKLLLLVILFFKHFLLSITICTESACRKQFKPYIIICFISVFAVPLVYMVLSYIYK